The following coding sequences lie in one Fibrobacter sp. UWT2 genomic window:
- a CDS encoding SIMPL domain-containing protein gives MNKVTLGLVFLVVLLGFLLLTTDNGCMNMKPGQPSLNVPSAFGGQSATVKVSASESRKYEANEFVTVAMLELRGRDKELLYKQLEARRQAIFEQMNKLDIQNTDIEQNSVDMRKEWSYDKGTRSLTGYVVSQSFAIRCSSRPVAAAAVAVLSAELDVEIDRTTARLKSEDSLRKELVLLVGKKALDKAGSYAESVGGSLGKVISVSENGGNDGVVYGRTVLGAAKFNDYSEDAMLASIADSVSISASVHLVVELIQ, from the coding sequence ATGAACAAAGTTACATTGGGCCTCGTCTTCTTGGTGGTGCTGCTGGGATTCCTGCTGCTTACCACGGATAACGGTTGCATGAATATGAAACCGGGGCAACCTTCCTTGAACGTGCCGTCGGCTTTTGGCGGCCAGAGTGCCACGGTCAAGGTGTCTGCTTCTGAATCTCGCAAGTACGAAGCCAACGAATTCGTGACGGTGGCGATGCTCGAATTGCGTGGCCGTGATAAGGAACTGCTCTATAAGCAGCTCGAAGCTCGTCGCCAGGCGATTTTTGAACAAATGAACAAACTCGATATCCAGAATACCGATATCGAACAGAACAGTGTAGATATGCGCAAGGAATGGTCTTACGACAAGGGAACCCGCAGTCTTACGGGGTATGTGGTGAGTCAGTCTTTTGCAATACGCTGCTCGTCAAGGCCGGTGGCCGCCGCTGCTGTGGCGGTGCTTTCTGCTGAACTGGATGTGGAAATTGATCGTACGACTGCGCGCCTTAAAAGTGAAGATTCCTTGCGTAAGGAATTGGTTCTCTTGGTGGGCAAGAAGGCTTTGGACAAGGCCGGAAGTTACGCCGAAAGTGTGGGTGGCTCTCTTGGCAAGGTGATCTCGGTCAGTGAAAATGGTGGTAACGACGGCGTTGTTTACGGAAGAACCGTCTTGGGTGCAGCCAAGTTCAATGACTATAGTGAAGATGCCATGCTGGCTTCCATCGCGGACTCGGTGAGTATCTCTGCGTCAGTTCATTTGGTCGTAGAATTGATTCAATAG